In the Acetobacterium sp. KB-1 genome, TTTTAACCGGAAAGCACCATGGGCAAGCGCAAGAAGTCCAGGAACTGGGGCTGGCAATTGTGGGCCACATGCGAAAGCGAATGGATGAAACCAGCCAGCACTATCAGATGAACTTTACCCTGCTGGGCACGCCGGCAGAAGGTACCGCCGGACGATTTGTCAAGCTGGATAAAACTATTTTTGGCGATATCCCGGGTGTAACCGACCGGGAATACTACACCAACTCTTTCCACATCCCGGTTTACTATGGAACCAGTGCTTACGACAAAATCAGACTGGAAGCACCTTATCATGAGCTTACCAATGCTGGGCACATTACCTATGTGGAAATGGATGGCGACCCGATGGATAATCTGGAGGCCTTTGAAAAGGTGGTCCGAGCGATGAAGGAAGCCGGTATTGGCTATGGTTCCATTAACCATCCGGTGGACCGGGATCCGGTTTGCGGCTATACTGGAATTATCGGGGATGTTTGCCCGAGTTGCGGTCGGTCAGAAGGAGAGCAGAAATTTGAACGCATTCGCCGAATCACCGGTTATCTGGTGGGCACTCTGGACCGTTTTAACGATGCTAAAAAAGCGGAAGTTAGAGATCGGATCAAACATTTTAATGCTGCTGAGCAGATTGCTACTGGTGAAGCAATGGAGCAATTGCAATGAGTAAAAAAGTAAGAATCGCCGGAGTGGTCAAAGAATCCATTGTCGATGGGCCAGGCATCCGCTTTGTGGTTTTTGCTCAGGGATGTCCGCACCAGTGTGAGGGTTGTCATAACCCGGCGACCCATGATTCTAACGGGGGTAACCTGGTGGACGTGGATGCTATCATCGATGAAATGAGAAAGAACCCGCTACTTGATGGCATTACCCTAAGTGGTGGCGAACCCTTTGAACAACCAGAGGCCTTTTGTGAATTGGCCAAACGATCAAAAGAACTGGGGTATCATGTGATGACTTATACCGGGTACACCTATGAAACCCTATTAGAGAAAAAAGATGCCAGACGGCTCCGCTTACTGGAAAACACCGATCTGCTGGTTGATGGAAAGTTTGAAGTAAAAAAGAAGAGCCTGATGCTTAAATTCAGAGGATCGAAAAACCAGCGGATCATTGATGTGAATAGGTCCCGTCGGGACAATAGACTGACGCTTAGTGAGATCAGCTAGAGATAAAGAATAATCAAAAACAATAATAAAAGCAATCGCATTTTCAGCGGTTGCTTTTTGTTTAGTGGGCAATCACAAAAGCGGCAAAGAGAGCAGATATGAATACCCAAGACAGTTAAAGCGTATCCACGTTAGTGGTCATTTTTAACAAAATAGGCTCAAAGTCATAAACAGCATTTGTTCAATAAAAAAAATAGTAGTGGAAAAAAATATTAAAACGGTTAAAATAGTAAAGGTGCGGATTAATTTGGAATCGATTGTAAAACGATTGAGGAAAAATTTGGATGAAATAAATTAAAACAGAAACAAGTGGAGGAAATGGTGTGAATAAACGCAGTGAGTTTTCAAGTAAAATCGGGTTTGTATTGGCAGCGGCCGGATCGGCAGTGGGGCTGGGAAATATCTGGCGATTTCCCTATTTAGCGGCTAAATATGGTGGAGGACTCTTTCTGGTAATTTACCTGATTTTTGTGGTAACTCTGGGGTTTGCAATTATGACAGCAGAATTGGCGATTGGTCGAAAAACTCAGCTTAGCCCCATGGGAGCCTATCGAGCACTCGATAAACGGTTTAGTTTCGTGGGGATTATTGCCTCATTGGTAGCGTTTCTGATTTTTCCCTATTACAGTGTAATCGGGGGATGGGTAATCAAATATTTTGCCGTTTTTGTAACCGGGGGTGGCATGGCAACAACCGGTGCCGATTATTTTTCGAACTATATCGCAAAACCCTTTGAACCGATTATCTGGCAATCAATTTTTGTTCTGGCGACCACCTTCGTGGTGATCAGAGGAGTTAAGGATGGTATTGAGAAAGCCAGTAAGATATTAATGCCGATACTGATTGTAATGTCAGTTTTTTTGTCGGTCTATTCGATTATGCAGCCTGGGGCCATGGACGGGGTATGGTACTTTCTTTACCCGGATTTGGCAAACTTCAGCTTTCAGGCCGTTTTAGCGGCCATGGGACAGATGTTTTACTCATTATCGCTGGCGATGGGAATTATGGTCACCTATGGTTCATACCTCAGTAAAAAAGAAGACCTGGAAGTTTCGGTTAAGCAAATCGAAATGTTTGATGCAGGTATTGCCATATTGGCCGGATTTATGATCATTCCAGCAGTTTTTGCTTTTTCAGGAGGAGATCCCGCAGCCCTTAGCAAGGGACCAGGCTTGATGTTTGTCACGCTGCCCAAGGTGTTTGAAACCATGGGTTTTGGAAATGTAATGGGTGGCGTCTTCTTTTTATTGGTGTTGTTTGCCGCGCTGACATCTTCCATTTCGCTGATGGAAGCGGTAGTAGCAAGTGCCTGTGATCAGTTTAAGTGGGAACGTAAGAAGGGCGTGCTTATCGTTGCGGTGCTGGCAGTTCTGATTGGGATACCATCTTCATTGGGACAAGGGGTATGGAGTGAGGTGCTTATTTTTGGGTTCAACTTTCTGGATTTCTTTGATTTTATCACGAACTCTATTCTCATGCCGATTGGTGCCTTTTTCACCTGCATCCTTGTTGGGCATGTTCTGGAAACAAAGATCATCACCGATGAAGTCAAGTTGTCTTCACCTTTTAAACGCGAAAAGCTCTTTATCATCATGGTCAAATACATTGCACCGCTATGTATTATTGGTATTTTGATCAGCTCAATCTTAGAGGCGATGGGTGTGATTAAATATTGATGTGGTAAATGAACAGCATAAACAAAACGTCCCCGTGTCATGTGCAAATGTCAACCGCCTTTATCGTGGCGTGATTAAACGAAGTTGTTAAGTATCTATTTTTAAGGCGAAAATTATTTGTCATGGATTTGCTATGTTGAGCGTTTAAACATTTACTATTGTTGCAAAAGCAGATATAATAATTAAAAAGTAGAAAGAAGGTAATTCTTAATGTGTACGAGCCTCACCTTAATGACCACAAATCAGATTAATACGCTTGCCAGAACCATGGATTTCGCTTTTTTATTAGACCCTGAGCTGATTTTCCTGCCAAGGAAGTTTTCGTTAGTGTCTGAGGTGGATCAAACAGTAAGATCAGTCAAATATGCGATGATGGGAATCGGTCGAAATTTAGGCACCTATCTTTTTGCCGATGGCCTTAATGAAGCGGGTCTATCCTGTGCCAGTTTATACTTTCCAGGCTATGCGGAGTACAACGATTCTGTCATCCCTAAGAAAACCAACCTTGCTCCTCATGAAATCGTTGGATGGTTGTTAACCAATTTTTCGACACTTGAAGAAGTGAAAGCGGCAATTCCCCAGTTAAATATCGTTAGTACGCCGCTTAAGCTTATGAATGTAATTACCCCACTGCACTGGATAATTACTGATAAGAAAGGGAATACGTTGGTGATTGAACCAACGAAGGATGGTATCATCATCTATGAAAATCCTCTGGGGGTGATGACGAACAGTCCTGACTTCAATTGGCACTTAACGAACATTCGCAATTATATTGGCGTTTCGCCAAATAAAACAGGACCAATTCAGTTAAATGGTATGACATTCAATCCCTTTGGCGGGGGTTCGGGAACCTTTGGCTTGCCCGGAGATTACACACCGCCTTCCCGATTTTTGCGGGCATTGTTTGGAAGAGAAGCCATTAATCCTATTGAAACGGAAGAAGAGTGCATTAACGCCGCCTTTCATATTTTGGCATCAGTTGATATACCCAAAGGAAGTGTTATCACCGATGAGGGAATCGATTTTACCCAATATACCGCTTGTATGGTTTGCAATACGGGTTCCTATTACTTTAAAACTTACGATAACAACCAGATCGCCCGGGCTTGCCTTTTTAATGAAGATTTTGAAGCCGCGCAACCAAGGGTCTGGGGTATTACAAAGAAACAGCAATACCATCAATTGAACTAAAAAACAAACGGTTATGACAAGGATAAACAATGGTGACACGGATAGGATGCTGTTCGTTAGTGTTTTAAGCATGTTGAGATAGAAAAGGAAGAAAAAATGGAAAAGGGCTTTTGTTATCAAACCCCATTGGGGAAAATTGTTCTGATTGAGAATGGTAGTGCCGTTACTCGGCTAATTTTTAGCGAGGTATTGCCAGAAGGCGTTAATTGCACGGAAACACCCTTGCTCAAAAAAGCGGTTTTGGAACTCCAGGAATATTTCGCCGGGACGCGTAAGCGTTTCGATCTGCCCCTTTCTCCTCAAGGCACCGACTTTCAGCAAAAGGTCTGGAAAGCCCTCCAGGATATTCCCTATGGGGCGGTCGTCAGCTACAAAGACATCGCCTTGGCCATCGGTAACGAGAAAGCCTGCCGGGCAGTGGGCGGCGCCAATAACAAAAACCCCATCTCCATTATTATTCCCTGTCACCGAGTAATTGGTGCCGATGGAAGTCTGGTGGGGTATGGCGGTGGGCTGGAAATAAAAAGGCGGTTGCTGGCATTGGAAAAACAAAAATAACGCAATTTTAAAGTGCTTTTAACAGAGTTATTCTTGTAGTTTATTGCAATTTGATATAAATTCACGTCTAAGCAGATTTATTTGCAGATGATTTATAGCAATAAAACAACGGAGGATGATCATTTTGAAATTAAGCAAAGAAGAATTTTCGTGGATTTTGGTCGATTGTGGGAACTCCGCCTATTCAATGGCGGTAACGACGGCTTTACTTCCAATTGTATTTGGAATGTTTGAAAATGTTCAAAGCAGTATGGACCTGGGGTATTTTAATTCGATTGCCAGTATCTTAGTTGCGGTACTTAGCCCAATTTTGGGTACCATTGCCGATTATAAGGACAAGAAGAAGCGTTTTTTTGTATTCTTTACGTTGCTGGGGATTTTTGCAACGGCCGCTCTTGCCTTTGTGCCACCTTCAAGTGGACAGTGGCAGGTGCTGATTTTTTTCTTTGTTTTGTCGGCTATTGGTTTTTCCGGTGCGAATATCTTTTATGATGCCTTTATCGTGGACGTTACCAGCAATGAACGGATGGATCGGGTTTCTTCAGTAGGTTTTGCTTTTGGCTATATCGCCAGTGTGATTCCGTTTGGCATCAGCCTGGCACTAATCCTTCTGCTGGGCATGGACCAGGCGATTGGCTATCAGATCGGGTTTATCGTCACGGCACTTTGGTGGGGACTGTTTACTATCCCGATGATTAGAGATGTAAAGCAACGGCATTATATTGAACCTGAACCCCGGCCAATCGTCAATAGTTTTAAGCGGCTAGCGAATACTTTTAAGAATATCCGAAATCATAAAACGGTTTTTATCTTTTTGGCAGCATATTTTTTTTATATCGATGGGGTCGATACGATCATCAAAATGGTAGTGCCTTATGCTACTGCAATCCTCGGGAAGGATTCACTAGATACCGTCACGTTACTGGGAATCCTGCTGATTATCCAGATTATTGCCTTCCCCTGTGCGATTCTTTATGGTAACCTGGCCAAACGATTTTCAACCAGCACCATGATCATTGTTGGTATTATGACCTATATTGTGGCCTGTATCGCGGCCATTTTTATCACTTCGATCGGACATGTCTTTATTCTCGGGGCGATGATTGGTTCCGCTCAGGGCGGCATTCAGGCCTTGAGCCGGTCTTATTATGCCAAGATTGTTCCCAAGGAAAAATCCAATGAATTTTTCGGCTTCTATAATATTTTTGGTAAATTTTCAGCCATTGTGGGACCGGCGATCATGGCACTGACAACAACGCTGACCGGCAACGCCCGACTGAGTATACTGGGAATTATCCCTTTGTTTGTGATCGGATTTATTATTTTTATAACCTTGCCAAGAGACCCACAGCAAGGTTATAACGTCATGGAGTGAATTTAAAGATGGGCC is a window encoding:
- the nrdG gene encoding anaerobic ribonucleoside-triphosphate reductase activating protein yields the protein MSKKVRIAGVVKESIVDGPGIRFVVFAQGCPHQCEGCHNPATHDSNGGNLVDVDAIIDEMRKNPLLDGITLSGGEPFEQPEAFCELAKRSKELGYHVMTYTGYTYETLLEKKDARRLRLLENTDLLVDGKFEVKKKSLMLKFRGSKNQRIIDVNRSRRDNRLTLSEIS
- a CDS encoding sodium-dependent transporter, with product MNKRSEFSSKIGFVLAAAGSAVGLGNIWRFPYLAAKYGGGLFLVIYLIFVVTLGFAIMTAELAIGRKTQLSPMGAYRALDKRFSFVGIIASLVAFLIFPYYSVIGGWVIKYFAVFVTGGGMATTGADYFSNYIAKPFEPIIWQSIFVLATTFVVIRGVKDGIEKASKILMPILIVMSVFLSVYSIMQPGAMDGVWYFLYPDLANFSFQAVLAAMGQMFYSLSLAMGIMVTYGSYLSKKEDLEVSVKQIEMFDAGIAILAGFMIIPAVFAFSGGDPAALSKGPGLMFVTLPKVFETMGFGNVMGGVFFLLVLFAALTSSISLMEAVVASACDQFKWERKKGVLIVAVLAVLIGIPSSLGQGVWSEVLIFGFNFLDFFDFITNSILMPIGAFFTCILVGHVLETKIITDEVKLSSPFKREKLFIIMVKYIAPLCIIGILISSILEAMGVIKY
- a CDS encoding linear amide C-N hydrolase — translated: MCTSLTLMTTNQINTLARTMDFAFLLDPELIFLPRKFSLVSEVDQTVRSVKYAMMGIGRNLGTYLFADGLNEAGLSCASLYFPGYAEYNDSVIPKKTNLAPHEIVGWLLTNFSTLEEVKAAIPQLNIVSTPLKLMNVITPLHWIITDKKGNTLVIEPTKDGIIIYENPLGVMTNSPDFNWHLTNIRNYIGVSPNKTGPIQLNGMTFNPFGGGSGTFGLPGDYTPPSRFLRALFGREAINPIETEEECINAAFHILASVDIPKGSVITDEGIDFTQYTACMVCNTGSYYFKTYDNNQIARACLFNEDFEAAQPRVWGITKKQQYHQLN
- a CDS encoding methylated-DNA--[protein]-cysteine S-methyltransferase, which encodes MEKGFCYQTPLGKIVLIENGSAVTRLIFSEVLPEGVNCTETPLLKKAVLELQEYFAGTRKRFDLPLSPQGTDFQQKVWKALQDIPYGAVVSYKDIALAIGNEKACRAVGGANNKNPISIIIPCHRVIGADGSLVGYGGGLEIKRRLLALEKQK
- a CDS encoding MFS transporter; translation: MKLSKEEFSWILVDCGNSAYSMAVTTALLPIVFGMFENVQSSMDLGYFNSIASILVAVLSPILGTIADYKDKKKRFFVFFTLLGIFATAALAFVPPSSGQWQVLIFFFVLSAIGFSGANIFYDAFIVDVTSNERMDRVSSVGFAFGYIASVIPFGISLALILLLGMDQAIGYQIGFIVTALWWGLFTIPMIRDVKQRHYIEPEPRPIVNSFKRLANTFKNIRNHKTVFIFLAAYFFYIDGVDTIIKMVVPYATAILGKDSLDTVTLLGILLIIQIIAFPCAILYGNLAKRFSTSTMIIVGIMTYIVACIAAIFITSIGHVFILGAMIGSAQGGIQALSRSYYAKIVPKEKSNEFFGFYNIFGKFSAIVGPAIMALTTTLTGNARLSILGIIPLFVIGFIIFITLPRDPQQGYNVME